Proteins co-encoded in one Taeniopygia guttata chromosome 4, bTaeGut7.mat, whole genome shotgun sequence genomic window:
- the LOC121469838 gene encoding C-type lectin domain family 4 member F-like, with amino-acid sequence MANSPDLYETLEIRYPPPRARGDPGPPPPALSPRCRACRRALGTAALLLLVAALAALGTLYSQSQRELQEARAELAAATDPLGPDPNGRIPSAAQRRQDRLGQWLQGLALGWRYHRGKIYLFSVQRQPWAAAAAACAVTHAHLASVTSAEEQAYLAREARGGTYWIGLAATGPGRSWRWSDGTPYSPEHSFWAPGQPDSTDHGRWGGESCAQIHPVGAGLWNDHNCNFSFPWVCQRDLGAP; translated from the exons ATGGCCAACAGCCCCGACCTGTACGAGACCCTGGAGATCCGGTACCCGCCCCCCCGGGCCCGCGGGGACCCCGGGCCGCCGCCAcccgcgctgtccccgcggtgtcGCGCGTGTCGCCGGGCGCTGGGCAcggccgcgctgctgctgctggtggcggCCCTGGCGGCGCTGGGGACACTCT ACTCGCAGAGCCagcgggagctgcaggaggcgCGGGCGGAGCTGGCAGCGGCCACCGACCCCCTGGGCCCCGACCCCAACG gTCGCATCCCTTCAGCGGCGCAGCGGCGGCAGGACCGGCTCG GGCAgtggctgcaggggctggcGCTGGGCTGGCGCTACCACCGCGGCAAGATTTACCTGTTCTCGGTGCAGCGGCAGCCCTGGgccgcggccgcggccgccTGCGCGGTGACACACGCGCACCTGGCCTCTGTCACCAGCGCCGAGGAGCAG gccTACCTGGCGCGGGAGGCCCGAGGTGGCACCTACTGGATCGGGCTGGCGGCCACGGGCCCAGGGCGCTCCTGGCGCTGGTCGGACGGGACCCCCTATTCCCCCGAGCACAG TTTCTGGGCGCCAGGCCAGCCGGACAGCACCGACCACGGCCGCTGGGGCGGCGAGAGCTGCGCCCAGATCCACCCGGTGGGCGCGGGGCTCTGGAACGACCACAACTGCAACTTCAGCTTCCCCTGGGTGTGCCAGCGGGACCTCGGCGCCCCCTGA